Proteins from a genomic interval of Leishmania braziliensis MHOM/BR/75/M2904 WGS CADA00000000 data, contig 18, whole genome shotgun sequence:
- the H1A-2 gene encoding P-type H+-ATPase, putative, whose protein sequence is MGLNGSEKDAAAFEEKPTSPLGAEMPPQKPQRRQSVLSKAVSEHDVNATGPMGELLPPSKGLTTEEAEELLAKYGRNELPEKRTPSWLIYVRGLWGPMPAALWIAIIIEFALENWPDGAILLVIQIANATIGWFETIKAGDAVAALKNSLKPTATVYRDSKWQQIDAALLVPGDLVKLASGSAVPADCSINEGVIDVDEAALTGESLPVTMGPEHMPKMGSNVVRGEVEGTVQYTGTLTFFGKTAALLQSVESDLGNIHVILARVMIALCAISFVLCMCCFIYLLARFYESFRRALQFAVVVLVVSIPIALEIVVTTTLAVGSKHLSKHKIIVTKLSAIETMSGVNMLCSDKTGTLTLNKMEIQEQCFTFEEGSDLHSTLVLAALAAKWREPPRDALDTMVLGAADLDECDNYEQLSFLPFDPTTKRTAATLGDRPTGVIFYWTKAAPHRILQNGSSRFDFTA, encoded by the coding sequence ATGGGGCTAAACGGGTCTGAGAAGGACGCCGCCGCGTTCGAGGAGAAACCCACGAGCCCGCTCGGTGCAGAGATGCCCCCGCagaagccgcagcgccgtcagtCTGTGCTGTCGAAGGCTGTGAGCGAACACGATGTGAACGCGACAGGCCCTATGGGGGaactgctgccgccgtcgaaGGGCCTAAcaacggaggaggcggaggagctgctggcgaagTACGGGCGCAACGAGCTTCCGGAGAAGAGGACGCCGAGCTGGCTGATCTACGTGCGCGGCCTGTGGGGCCCGAtgcctgctgcgctgtggaTTGCGATCATCATCGAGTTTGCCCTGGAGAACTGGCCGGACGGCGCCATTCTGTTGGTTATTCAGATCGCGAACGCAACGATCGGGTGGTTCGAGACGATCAAAgccggcgacgccgtcgctgccctGAAGAACTCGCTGAAGCCAACTGCGACTGTGTACCGCGACTCGAAGTGGCAGCAGATCGATGCTGCACTGCTGGTGCCTGGCGACCTTGTGAAGCTCGCTTCCGGCTCCGCGGTGCCTGCGGACTGCAGCATCAACGAGGGCGTGATCGACGTGGACGAGGCTGCGCTGACAGGCGAGTCGCTGCCTGTAACGATGGGCCCGGAGCACATGCCGAAGATGGGGTCGAACGTTGTGCGCGGCGAAGTGGAGGGCACGGTGCAGTACACCGGCACGCTGACGTTCTTCGGCAAGaccgctgcactgctgcagtCCGTGGAGTCGGACCTGGGCAACATCCACGTGATTCTTGCCCGCGTGATGATTGCGCTGTGCGCCATCTCGTTTGTGCTGTGCATGTGCTGCTTCATCTACCTGCTGGCGCGGTTCTACGAGTCGTTCCGCCGCGCGCTGCAGttcgcggtggtggtgctggtcgTGTCGATCCCGATTGCGCTGGAGATTgtggtgacgacgacgctTGCGGTTGGGTCCAAGCACCTGTCGAAGCACAAAATCATCGTGACGAAGCTGTCGGCGATCGAGACGATGTCCGGCGTGAACATGCTGTGCTCTGACAAGACGGGCACACTGACGCTGAACAAGATGGAGATCCAGGAGCAGTGCTTCACGTtcgaggagggcagcgatCTGCACTCGACGTTGGTGCTAGCGGCGCTTGCTGCGAAGTGGCGCGAGCCGCCGCGCGATGCGCTGGACACGATGGTGCTGGGCGCGGCGGACCTGGACGAGTGCGACAACTACGAGCAGCTGAGCTTCTTGCCGTTCGACCCGACGACGAAGCGCACTGCGGCGACGCTTGGGGACCGGCCCACCGGCGTAATATTCTACTGGACAAAGGCGGCGCCCCACCGTATTTTGCAAAATGGTTCCTCCCGGTTTGATTTCACCGCCTAG